The Mercenaria mercenaria strain notata chromosome 8, MADL_Memer_1, whole genome shotgun sequence genome has a segment encoding these proteins:
- the LOC123526640 gene encoding uncharacterized protein LOC123526640, whose product MWITDKTQWPKRSLNLEHPTPALMTATDNQETLPEQVNSSTGCETGIHKIIDIQRYSHYKKLLRVTAYVLSFVQRCRKPAVRVQRCHRSLGIDEIQSAERLWLQHCQQASYSNEINNIRTGTSRRLTLVRQLRLFLDADGFLRCGGRIHNAPLSEMTKFPVLLPAKHPLTILIVLDAHREIQHSGVSATITLIRQRYWIPTIRQCVKSVIRRCVTCRKVQGKPFSAPDPPPLMKYRVHDSAPFSVTGVDYTGALYVKNATGCESKAYICLFTCASTRAVHLEVVPDLTGDAFIQAFRRFVSRKSLPYLMVSDNATTFLSASTHLQQLFTMIQDELLSRGTIWEFIPKRAPWFGGFWERLIGLTKSALKKVLGRSYITFEMLQTIVTEIEATLNDRPLTYVGSEFELAEVITPAHLLYGRRITTLPYRDITSSNLEMTSTTQIDIRKRAKVQQTIIDHFRDRWRNEYLTALREHHTTSGSNKQYISVGSVVQVHDDTPRSTWRLAVVEVVVKGKDGLIRSAKIRVGNKLSNRPITKLYPLEVN is encoded by the coding sequence ATGTGGATAACTGATAAAACCCAGTGGCCGAAAAGGAGCTTAAACCTTGAACATCCCACACCTGCATTAATGACTGCGACCGACAACCAGGAAACACTACCGGAACAAGTAAACAGTAGTACAGGATGTGAGACCGGAATACACAAAATCATCGACATTCAGAGATATAGCCACTACAAAAAGTTGCTACGAGTAACTGCATACGTTTTGAGTTTCGTCCAGAGATGCAGAAAACCAGCAGTACGAGTACAACGTTGCCACAGGAGTCTGGGGATTGACGAGATCCAGAGCGCCGAACGCCTGTGGTTACAGCATTGCCAGCAAGCATCATATTCCAACGAGATCAACAACATCAGGACTGGCACCAGCAGACGACTCACGTTAGTAAGGCAGCTACGACTCTTTTTAGACGCAGATGGGTTTTTGAGATGTGGTGGACGTATACATAATGCGCCGCTTAGCGAGATGACAAAATTTCCAGTTTTGTTACCAGCCAAACATCCTTTGACTATACTTATAGTGTTAGATGCTCACCGTGAAATACAGCATTCTGGTGTCAGTGCAACAATTACTTTAATACGGCAAAGATACTGGATACCAACGATTAGGCAATGCGTGAAGTCCGTTATTCGGAGATGCGTAACCTGCAGAAAAGTTCAAGGCAAGCCGTTTTCTGCTCCAGACCCGCCACCGTTGATGAAGTATAGAGTACACGATTCCGCACCATTTTCTGTGACAGGAGTTGACTATACAGGAGCTTTGTATGTGAAGAACGCCACAGGATGTGAAAGCAAAGCCTACATATGCTTGTTCACATGCGCAAGCACACGTGCGGTACATTTAGAGGTTGTGCCTGATTTGACAGGAGATGCATTCATTCAAGCGTTCCGAAGATTCGTGAGCCGGAAGTCCTTGCCATATCTTATGGTGTCTGATAATGCTACCACTTTTTTATCAGCATCTACCCATCTACAACAACTCTTCACGATGATCCAAGATGAACTTTTAAGCAGAGGAACGATATGGGAATTCATCCCAAAAAGAGCGCCGTGGTTTGGAGGCTTCTGGGAACGGTTGATAGGCCTCACAAAATCTGCCTTAAAGAAAGTACTTGGGCGTTCTTACATCACATTTGAAATGCTGCAGACGATCGTTACTGAAATCGAGGCAACACTTAACGATAGACCCCTTACATACGTAGGTTCAGAGTTCGAGTTGGCGGAGGTTATTACACCTGCGCATCTATTATACGGAAGACGAATAACGACTCTACCCTATCGTGATATTACTAGCAGTAACCTGGAGATGACCAGTACCACCCAAATAGACATTCGAAAACGTGCAAAGGTGCAGCAGACGATTATTGATCACTTCCGGGATCGTTGGAGGAATGAATACCTTACAGCATTACGGGAACATCACACTACCAGCGGAAGTAACAAACAGTACATTTCAGTCGGCAGTGTGGTTCAGGTCCATGACGATACACCGCGTAGTACCTGGAGACTAGCTGTTGTTGAGGTAGTTGTCAAGGGCAAAGATGGACTCATTAGATCAGCAAAAATTCGTGTTGGAAACAAACTGTCTAACAGACCTATCACAAAACTGTATCCGTTAGAAGTGAATTAA
- the LOC123558696 gene encoding uncharacterized protein LOC123558696, whose product MNLQKLQCQRNGIKKIIERFIEKLAEASEEDDMIEFDATLETVQSKVDILQSLNEKILAQTDVDATEDEMVESEEYTLNLEIRLRKFKRYIAERSSHKDKETQEIDIQPRDTHRIDENSSNHSEQPPSLPPSFPCMSTSNASQFSRLPKLTLPKFDGDLLQWQSFWDSFESSVHSNMNLSDVQKFGYLKAQLEGTAAMTVEGFALTNANYKRAVELLCERYGQQNKIVHATMQALLNLPAPSSTISSLRQFYDKMETYIRGLESLGQSRDMYGSLLVPIVIDKLPIDLRKNLARVNEYNDWIIQDLRRAINKEINILETGSSNH is encoded by the coding sequence ATGAATTTACAGAAGTTACAGTGCCAGAGAAATGGTATTAAGAAAATCATCGAGCGATTTATCGAGAAATTAGCAGAGGCGAGTGAAGAAGATGACATGATAGAGTTCGATGCTACCTTAGAGACTGTTCAGAGTAAAGTCGACATTCTCCAGAGCCTGAACGAGAAAATTCTTGCACAAACCGACGTAGATGCCACAGAGGACGAGATGGTAGAATCCGAAGAATATACACTCAACCTAGAAATCAGATTACGCAAATTCAAACGATATATCGCAGAAAGATCTAGTCACAAAGATAAAGAAACACAGGAAATCGATATACAACCCCGAGATACGCACCGCATAGATGAAAATTCGTCAAACCACAGTGAGCAACCGCCGTCATTACCGCCGTCTTTTCCGTGCATGAGTACATCGAACGCATCGCAATTCAGTAGACTACCTAAGCTCACATTGCCAAAGTTTGATGGGGACCTATTACAGTGGCAATCTTTCTGGGACTCATTTGAGTCGTCAGTTCACAGCAACATGAATCTAAGTGATGTGCAGAAATTTGGATACCTTAAAGCCCAATTAGAAGGTACAGCCGCCATGACAGTCGAGGGTTTCGCGCTCACCAATGCAAATTACAAAAGAGCAGTGGAGTTATTATGTGAAAGATATGGTCAACAGAACAAAATAGTTCATGCCACTATGCAAGCGTTACTGAATCTACCAGCACCTTCATCTACGATCAGCAGTTTAAgacaattttatgataaaatggaaACTTACATCCGAGGCTTGGAATCATTGGGTCAGAGTCGAGACATGTACGGCAGCCTTCTCGTTCCCATAGTTATAGACAAATTACCCATAGACTTGAGAAAAAACCTCGCCCGTGTGAATGAGTATAACGACTGGATAATTCAAGACCTGAGACGTGCGATCAACAAGGAGATCAACATTCTTGAGACCGGAAGTTCGAATCACTGA